In Micromonospora sp. LH3U1, one genomic interval encodes:
- a CDS encoding glycosyltransferase family 4 protein — MSRTLLITNDFPPRPGGIQSFVHNLAVRQPPGSVVVYASNWRGAAKFDADQPFEVIRERTRVLLPTPLIARRAARLARAYDCDTVWFGAAAPLGLLAAGLRRRAGVRRVVAQTHGHEVGWAALPAARPALRRIGRGVDVTTYLGEYTRSRLARVLDGVTELRRLAPGVDVDTYHPTVDGEQVRARLGLTDRPVVVCVSRLVPRKGQDMLIRALPEIRRRVPDAALLIVGGGPYRATLEKLARQTGVERDVVFTGSVPSAELPAHYAAGDVYAMPCRTRNRGLDVEGLGIVYLEASATGLPVVAGDSGGAPDAVREGETGYVVRGRDVAQLADRVARLLADRDLARQLGAAGRAWVEREWRWEAQAERMAALLAG, encoded by the coding sequence ATGAGCCGCACGCTGCTGATCACCAACGATTTTCCGCCCCGCCCGGGCGGGATCCAGTCCTTCGTGCACAATCTCGCGGTGCGTCAACCGCCCGGTTCGGTGGTCGTGTACGCGTCGAACTGGCGCGGGGCGGCGAAGTTCGACGCCGACCAGCCGTTCGAAGTGATCCGGGAGCGCACCAGGGTGCTGTTGCCCACCCCGTTGATCGCCCGTCGGGCGGCGCGGCTGGCCCGTGCGTACGACTGCGACACGGTGTGGTTCGGCGCGGCGGCCCCGCTCGGGCTGCTCGCCGCTGGCCTGCGACGTCGGGCCGGCGTACGCCGGGTGGTGGCGCAGACCCACGGCCACGAGGTCGGTTGGGCGGCGCTGCCGGCCGCCCGGCCGGCGCTGCGGCGCATCGGTCGGGGCGTGGACGTCACCACCTATCTCGGCGAATACACCCGTAGCCGGTTGGCCCGTGTACTGGACGGGGTGACCGAGCTGCGTCGGCTCGCGCCGGGGGTCGACGTGGACACCTACCACCCGACCGTGGACGGTGAACAGGTCCGGGCCCGGCTCGGGTTGACCGACCGGCCGGTGGTGGTCTGCGTGTCCCGGCTGGTGCCGCGCAAGGGTCAGGACATGCTGATCCGGGCGCTGCCGGAGATCCGCCGCCGGGTGCCCGACGCGGCGCTGCTGATCGTCGGCGGCGGGCCGTACCGGGCGACCCTGGAGAAGCTGGCCCGGCAGACCGGTGTGGAACGGGACGTGGTGTTCACCGGCTCGGTGCCGTCGGCCGAACTGCCGGCGCACTACGCGGCCGGCGACGTCTACGCGATGCCGTGCCGCACCCGCAACCGTGGCCTCGACGTGGAGGGGCTGGGCATCGTCTACCTGGAGGCCTCGGCGACCGGCCTGCCGGTGGTGGCCGGTGATTCCGGGGGCGCACCGGACGCGGTCCGCGAGGGGGAGACCGGCTACGTCGTACGCGGCCGGGACGTCGCCCAGCTCGCCGACCGGGTCGCCCGGCTGCTCGCCGACCGGGACCTGGCTCGCCAACTGGGCGCTGCGGGCCGGGCGTGGGTGGAGCGGGAGTGGCGCTGGGAGGCGCAGGCGGAACGGATGGCCGCGCTGCTCGCCGGCTGA
- a CDS encoding TetR/AcrR family transcriptional regulator has protein sequence MDVEAGLRARLVSVGVDLVLREGQSAVSLREIARRAGVSHGAPRRYFPNHVDLLSAIAREGFADLTARIEETMRDAGPDPRTRLAALARTYLDFAATHRGMFELMFRHDLLDSGRLRLRETSLPLFAVLADLVAQVRRPTDAPAPVLAGALWANLHGIAQLWAWGSLPLATGATDDDALLRAALDAHLGPTLD, from the coding sequence ATGGACGTGGAGGCGGGTCTTCGGGCCCGACTGGTGTCCGTCGGGGTGGACCTCGTGCTGCGCGAGGGCCAGTCGGCGGTGTCGCTGCGGGAGATCGCCCGTCGCGCCGGTGTTTCGCACGGCGCACCGCGCCGCTACTTCCCCAACCACGTCGACCTGCTCTCCGCCATCGCCCGGGAGGGCTTCGCCGACCTCACCGCCCGCATCGAGGAGACGATGCGCGACGCCGGCCCGGACCCGCGTACCCGACTGGCCGCGCTGGCCCGGACGTACCTGGACTTCGCGGCGACCCACCGCGGCATGTTCGAGCTGATGTTCCGCCACGACCTGCTCGACAGCGGCCGGCTGCGGCTACGCGAGACGAGCCTGCCGCTGTTCGCCGTCCTGGCCGACCTGGTGGCCCAGGTACGCCGACCGACCGACGCGCCCGCACCGGTGCTCGCCGGAGCGCTCTGGGCCAACCTGCACGGCATCGCCCAGCTCTGGGCCTGGGGCAGCCTGCCGCTGGCCACCGGCGCCACCGACGACGACGCCCTGCTGCGCGCCGCGCTCGACGCCCATCTCGGCCCGACGCTCGACTGA
- a CDS encoding lysophospholipid acyltransferase family protein, whose product MPLLYDLTKLTVGATLRLGWQPRVEGLEHLPQHSGAILAGNHLSVADELFLVSATPRHVTFWAKAEYFTGRGPVGWLNRRIVAGMGAIRVDRADGRAALRALDAAVPVLRAGGLVAVYPEGTRSPDGRLYRGRVGMTRLARDAGVPIIPVGVLGTAEVLPVDARLPRRHPVTLRFGPPIPVAERINGPRDIRTVTDEVMAAIQKLTGQEYVPHYAPPRENPR is encoded by the coding sequence GTGCCCCTGCTGTACGACCTCACCAAGCTGACCGTCGGTGCCACACTGCGGTTGGGCTGGCAGCCCCGCGTGGAAGGGCTGGAGCATCTGCCCCAGCACAGCGGCGCGATCCTCGCCGGCAATCACCTGTCCGTCGCCGACGAGTTGTTCCTGGTCAGCGCGACGCCCCGACACGTCACCTTCTGGGCCAAGGCCGAATACTTCACCGGCCGCGGTCCAGTGGGCTGGCTCAACCGTCGGATCGTCGCCGGCATGGGCGCCATCCGGGTCGACCGCGCCGACGGCCGGGCCGCCCTGCGCGCCCTCGACGCCGCCGTACCGGTGCTGCGCGCCGGCGGCCTCGTCGCCGTCTACCCGGAGGGCACCCGCTCCCCGGACGGGCGGCTCTACCGGGGCCGCGTCGGGATGACCCGGCTGGCCCGCGACGCGGGGGTGCCGATCATCCCGGTCGGCGTGCTCGGCACCGCCGAGGTGCTGCCGGTCGACGCGCGGCTGCCCCGCCGGCACCCGGTCACCCTGCGGTTCGGCCCGCCGATCCCGGTCGCCGAACGGATCAACGGGCCACGCGACATCCGGACGGTCACCGACGAGGTGATGGCGGCGATCCAGAAGCTCACCGGCCAGGAGTACGTGCCGCACTACGCGCCGCCCCGGGAGAACCCCCGCTGA